One genomic window of Gossypium hirsutum isolate 1008001.06 chromosome D11, Gossypium_hirsutum_v2.1, whole genome shotgun sequence includes the following:
- the LOC107947827 gene encoding uncharacterized protein encodes MKRVLFRGISLTTRNILHSYTKTNQNPVHSFNPLAASTRSRLRFYSSESDSPVEKKPDPVIESASVAEAHVKDVALSVEDVSNKGDEEALPSVLEAILRRKLAGKHEESDDELMDELEKWDEMIKEAVQHGYPKDTKECEEILKDMLSWDKLLPGFS; translated from the exons ATGAAAAGGGTTTTGTTCAGAGGCATTTCACTCACTACTCGCAATATTCTTCACTCTTATACCAAAACCAACCAAAACCCAGTTCACTCGTTCAACCCACTCGCCGCTTCAACTCGGTCTCGACTCAGGTTCTACTCATCCGAATCGGATTCTCCCGTTGAAAAGAAGCCTGACCCTGTTATAGAATCTGCTTCAGTAGCTGAAGCCCATGTCAAGGATGTAGCTTTGTCCGTTGAGGATGTGAGTAATAAAG GGGATGAAGAGGCACTCCCTTCAGTTCTTGAGGCCATTTTGCGGAGAAAGTTGGCTGGGAAGCATGAGGAATccgatgatgaattgatggatgaattggAG AAGTGGGATGAAATGATTAAGGAAGCTGTTCAGCATGGATATCCTAAAGACACAAAGGAGTGCGAGGAAATTCTAAAGGACATGCTTAGCTGGGACAAACTCCTTCCAGGTTTTTCTtga
- the LOC107948418 gene encoding protein TONSOKU isoform X2, translating into MARSEELQISTAKRAYRNAKEEGNRQEEARWANVIGDILKNRGEYVEALKWFRIDYDVSNKYLPEKQLLPTCQSLGEVYLRLEQYKDALIYQKKHLDLAKDANDLVEQQRASTQLGRTYHEMFLKSEDDHYSVQNAKKYFKSAMKLAQTLKENPPNNKSSFLKEYIDAHNNIGMLEVDLDNLDEALKFLAKGLAICDEEEVVEDDDGRSRLHHNLGNVYMELRRWAKAREHTEKDIMICKRIGHRQGEAKGYINLGELHYRVQRYDEAILCYQKALDLAKSMEDEDALVAQIDQNIKTVKEAINVMNDLKKEEQNLKKLKRNMVIAKGTPQERKFLLLQNSCLDCLIEKSAMIFAWLKHREFAKRKKRIASELCDKEKLSDAFLVVGESYQKLRDFSKAIKWYTKSWEGYKSIKNLEGQALAKINIGHVLDCNGDWTGALEAFKEGYRIAVEAKLPSIQLSALENMHYSHMIRFDNVEEARRLQLEIDKLKQSKVEELDEKHIATDCCSETDTEGDDHCSDDMSSACLEVLRKSGSNGSVPLAASGESNDDLPLISLIRPSKKSPKDKTTDTANNNISKEPDETSPKSLSKSTSNQQTVVGRKRVRLVLSDDEGDVPHEVECSARRLHKRPVDFAASDEFTRKISPASSDDKLQDTSPVASRSPSRPCNLINIEESTCSYKSVGNRTVSNGKNTRSLSNAEVVIGSDYADSASKCDINASENLLHRYNSPLKLQATDNEVDGCMEFKIDDNKINVAVSSFMAADKISIEPLKVELACLYYLQLPVEKRSKGLLPIIQNMECGGRPLESIENLDSLRNHLMNVSVDVLINGWIQKRLMKLYIDSCKELCETPNMKLLKKLYVSEVEDEVNVSECELQDISVIPLLNALHTHKGVALLDLSHNLLGNGTMEKLQRFFSSSGQKYGDLTLDLHCNRFGPTALFQICECPVLFTRLEVLNISGNRLTDACGSYLSTILEKCRALYSLNIERCSITSRTIQKVADALDTESVLSQLFIGHNNPISGNAISSLLGKLAILKRFSEFSLNGLKLSKTVVDGICHLAKTSCLSRLMLEGTAIGTDGALRLTRSLFSSTQEPLKLDLSFCGVASTYIYELNTNAIFISGILELHLGGNPIMQEL; encoded by the exons ATGGCTCGCAGCGAGGAATTACAGATAAGCACGGCGAAGCGTGCGTACAGGAATGCCAAAGAGGAAGGGAATAGGCAGGAAGAGGCGAGATGGGCAAATGTAATTGGAGATATTCTCAAGAATAGAGGAGAGTATGTGGAGGCGCTCAAGTGGTTTCGAATTGATTACGATGTTTCGAACAAGTATTTGCCTGAAAAACAGTTGCTTCCCACTTGCCAGTCTCTTGGCGAAGTCTATCTCAGGTTGGAACAGTACAAGGACGCCTTGATTTATCAG AAAAAGCATTTGGACCTTGCTAAGGATGCCAATGATCTTGTTGAGCAGCAAAGAGCCAGCACACAACTTGGGCGTACCTATCATGAAATGTTTCTAAAATCTGAAGATGACCATTACTCGGTGCAGAATGCCAAAAAGTATTTCAAGTCTGCCATGAAACTTGCCCAGACTCTCAAGGAGAACCCCCCTAATAATAAGTCTTCTTTTCTCAAAGAGTATATTGATGCACACAATAATATAGGAATGCTTGAAGTTGACCTTGATAACTTGGATGAAGCACTGAAATTTCTCGCTAAAGGTCTGGCGATATGTGATGAAGAGGAAGTCGTTGAGGATGATGATGGGCGTAGTAGGCTTCATCACAATCTAGGAAATGTCTATATGGAATTGAGGAGGTGGGCCAAAGCACGTGAACATACTGAAAAAGACATAATGATTTGTAAGAGAATTGGACACCGCCAAGGAGAGGCAAAAGGGTACATTAATCTTGGTGAGTTGCATTACAGGGTTCAAAGGTATGATGAGGCAATACTTTGCTACCAGAAGGCACTTGATTTGGCAAAATCCATGGAAGATGAGGATGCTTTAGTAGCACAAATTGATCAAAATATTAAGACTGTAAAGGAAGCTATAAATGTAATGAATGATTTGAAAAAAGAAGAGCAAAATCTCAAGAAGCTGAAAAGAAACATGGTTATTGCAAAAGGAACACCACAGGAGCGCAAGTTTCTTCTGCTCCAGAATTCATGTCTTGATTGTCTTATTGAGAAATCAGCTATGATCTTTGCATGGTTGAAG CATCGTGAATTCGCAAAAAGGAAGAAGCGTATAGCAAGTGAGCTTTGTGATAAGGAAAAGCTAAGTGATGCATTTTTAGTTGTTGGAGAATCATACCAGAAGCTCAGGGACTTCAGCAAAGCCATTAAATGGTACACAAAGAGTTGGGAAGGATACAAGTCAATCAAAAATCTGGAG GGTCAAGCATTGGCAAAAATTAATATAGGTCATGTTTTGGATTGCAATGGTGACTGGACTGGAGCACTTGAGGCATTTAAAGAGGGCTACAg GATTGCTGTTGAAGCTAAACTTCCTTCCATTCAGCTTTCTGCACTAGAGAATATGCACTATAGCCACATGATAAGATTTGACAATGTTGAAGAGGCCAG GAGGTTGCAGCTTGAAATTGACAAACTGAAGCAGTCAAAAGTGGAGGAGCTTGATGAAAAACATATCGCAACAGATTGCTGCTCTGAAACAGACACAGAAGGAGATGATCATTGTTCAGATGACATGTCTAGTGCATGCTTGGAGGTTTTGCGTAAATCCGGTTCTAATGGATCAGTGCCTTTAGCAGCTAGTGGAGAGTCAAATGATGATTTACCTCTAATATCACTTATCCGACCCAGCAAAAAATCACCCAAAGATAAAACAACTGACACAGCAAATAACAATATTTCTAAGGAGCCAGATGAAACTTCTCCAAAAAGTTTGTCTAAATCAACAAGTAATCAGCAAACAGTTGTTGGACGTAAACGTGTCCGTCTAGTCCTTTCAGATGATGAAGGTGATGTGCCTCATGAAGTAGAATGCTCAGCAAGAAGACTGCATAAACGCCCAGTGGATTTTGCTGCTTCAGATGAAT TTACAAGGAAAATCAGTCCAGCCAGTTCTGATGATAAATTGCAG GATACCTCACCAGTTGCCTCCAGAAGTCCCAGCAGGCCGTGCAATCTTATCAATATTGAAGAAAGCACTTGTTCATATAAATCTGTGGGCAACAGAACTGTTTCAAATGGGAAAAATACCAGATCTCTGAGCAATGCTGAAGTTGTTATTGGTTCTGATTATGCTGATAGCGCTTCAAAATGTGACATCAATGCTTCTGAAAACTTATTGCATAGATATAATTCTCCTCTCAAATTGCAAGCTACTGATAATGAGGTTGAT GGCTGcatggaattcaaaattgatgACAACAAGATAAATGTGGCAGTGAGCTCATTTATGGCTGCTGATAAGATAAGCATTGAACCTTTGAAGGTTGAACTAGCTTGTTTATACTATTTGCAGCTTCCTGTAGAGAAGAGATCAAAGG GTCTGTTGCCTATCATCCAAAACATGGAATGTGGTGGAAGACCTCTAGAATccattgaaaatcttgattcacTTAGGAATCATCTGATGAACGTTTCGGTTGATGTGCTGATCAATG GGTGGATCCAAAAGCGCTTGATGAAGCTGTATATCGACAGCTGCAAAGAACTATGTGAGACACCGAATATGAAGTTGCTTAAAAAATTGTATGTTTCAGAG GTAGAGGATGAAGTCAATGTGTCTGAATGTGAACTGCAAGATATATCAGTAATTCCATTGTTGAATGCCTTGCATACACACAAAGGGGTTGCACTGCTAGATCTTTCTCATAACTTGTTAG GAAATGGAACAATGGAGAAACTGCAACGGTTTTTTTCATCATCAGGGCAAAAATATGGTGATTTGACTTTGGACTTGCATTGCAATAGATTTGGTCCAACTGCTCTATTCCAG ATTTGTGAGTGTCCTGTGCTCTTCACACGACTTGAAGTGCTTAATATCTCTGGTAATCGTCTCACTGATGCATGTGGATCATATCTTTCAACCATCCTTGAAAAGTGCAGAG CCCTGTATAGCTTGAACATAGAGCGGTGTTCCATTACTTCTAGAACAATTCAAAAGGTTGCTGATGCACTGGATACTGAATCTGTACTATCACAACTTTTTATTG GTCATAACAACCCTATTTCTGGGAATGCTATCAGTAGTTTATTGGGCAAACTTGCTATTTTGAAGAG atTTTCAGAATTTAGTCTAAACGGCTTAAAACTAAGCAAGACCGTCGTTGATGGCATTTGCCACCTAGCTAAAACCTCATGTTTGTCACGACTGATGCTAGAGGGCACCGCTATAGGAACT GATGGAGCACTAAGATTGACTCGCTCATTGTTCAGCTCGACTCAGGAGCCTTTGAAACTTGATCTGTCTTTTTGTGGAGTAGCATCTACATACATTTATGAACTTAACACTAATGCTATTTTCATTTCTGGCATTCTTGAGCTGCATCTAGGAGGAAACCCCATTATGCAAGAG CTTTGA
- the LOC107948418 gene encoding protein TONSOKU isoform X1, giving the protein MARSEELQISTAKRAYRNAKEEGNRQEEARWANVIGDILKNRGEYVEALKWFRIDYDVSNKYLPEKQLLPTCQSLGEVYLRLEQYKDALIYQKKHLDLAKDANDLVEQQRASTQLGRTYHEMFLKSEDDHYSVQNAKKYFKSAMKLAQTLKENPPNNKSSFLKEYIDAHNNIGMLEVDLDNLDEALKFLAKGLAICDEEEVVEDDDGRSRLHHNLGNVYMELRRWAKAREHTEKDIMICKRIGHRQGEAKGYINLGELHYRVQRYDEAILCYQKALDLAKSMEDEDALVAQIDQNIKTVKEAINVMNDLKKEEQNLKKLKRNMVIAKGTPQERKFLLLQNSCLDCLIEKSAMIFAWLKHREFAKRKKRIASELCDKEKLSDAFLVVGESYQKLRDFSKAIKWYTKSWEGYKSIKNLEGQALAKINIGHVLDCNGDWTGALEAFKEGYRIAVEAKLPSIQLSALENMHYSHMIRFDNVEEARRLQLEIDKLKQSKVEELDEKHIATDCCSETDTEGDDHCSDDMSSACLEVLRKSGSNGSVPLAASGESNDDLPLISLIRPSKKSPKDKTTDTANNNISKEPDETSPKSLSKSTSNQQTVVGRKRVRLVLSDDEGDVPHEVECSARRLHKRPVDFAASDEFTRKISPASSDDKLQDTSPVASRSPSRPCNLINIEESTCSYKSVGNRTVSNGKNTRSLSNAEVVIGSDYADSASKCDINASENLLHRYNSPLKLQATDNEVDGCMEFKIDDNKINVAVSSFMAADKISIEPLKVELACLYYLQLPVEKRSKGLLPIIQNMECGGRPLESIENLDSLRNHLMNVSVDVLINGWIQKRLMKLYIDSCKELCETPNMKLLKKLYVSEVEDEVNVSECELQDISVIPLLNALHTHKGVALLDLSHNLLGNGTMEKLQRFFSSSGQKYGDLTLDLHCNRFGPTALFQICECPVLFTRLEVLNISGNRLTDACGSYLSTILEKCRALYSLNIERCSITSRTIQKVADALDTESVLSQLFIGHNNPISGNAISSLLGKLAILKRFSEFSLNGLKLSKTVVDGICHLAKTSCLSRLMLEGTAIGTDGALRLTRSLFSSTQEPLKLDLSFCGVASTYIYELNTNAIFISGILELHLGGNPIMQEGGNALSSLLLNPQCCLKVLNLKKCQLGMAGILQIVHALAENESLEELNLANNADTDKRLGILYCKPANSSESSQPNHIVSEPSLNPCSSKEFDELDPNYNKLEVADSEDDEVRVETAASGFNDSSASSCQRRNSTLECQFIQELSIAIGLAKQLQVLDLSNNGLSVQASEALYNAWSSGSRAGLSWRHIKDQIVHLSVEGNKCCRLKSCCKKD; this is encoded by the exons ATGGCTCGCAGCGAGGAATTACAGATAAGCACGGCGAAGCGTGCGTACAGGAATGCCAAAGAGGAAGGGAATAGGCAGGAAGAGGCGAGATGGGCAAATGTAATTGGAGATATTCTCAAGAATAGAGGAGAGTATGTGGAGGCGCTCAAGTGGTTTCGAATTGATTACGATGTTTCGAACAAGTATTTGCCTGAAAAACAGTTGCTTCCCACTTGCCAGTCTCTTGGCGAAGTCTATCTCAGGTTGGAACAGTACAAGGACGCCTTGATTTATCAG AAAAAGCATTTGGACCTTGCTAAGGATGCCAATGATCTTGTTGAGCAGCAAAGAGCCAGCACACAACTTGGGCGTACCTATCATGAAATGTTTCTAAAATCTGAAGATGACCATTACTCGGTGCAGAATGCCAAAAAGTATTTCAAGTCTGCCATGAAACTTGCCCAGACTCTCAAGGAGAACCCCCCTAATAATAAGTCTTCTTTTCTCAAAGAGTATATTGATGCACACAATAATATAGGAATGCTTGAAGTTGACCTTGATAACTTGGATGAAGCACTGAAATTTCTCGCTAAAGGTCTGGCGATATGTGATGAAGAGGAAGTCGTTGAGGATGATGATGGGCGTAGTAGGCTTCATCACAATCTAGGAAATGTCTATATGGAATTGAGGAGGTGGGCCAAAGCACGTGAACATACTGAAAAAGACATAATGATTTGTAAGAGAATTGGACACCGCCAAGGAGAGGCAAAAGGGTACATTAATCTTGGTGAGTTGCATTACAGGGTTCAAAGGTATGATGAGGCAATACTTTGCTACCAGAAGGCACTTGATTTGGCAAAATCCATGGAAGATGAGGATGCTTTAGTAGCACAAATTGATCAAAATATTAAGACTGTAAAGGAAGCTATAAATGTAATGAATGATTTGAAAAAAGAAGAGCAAAATCTCAAGAAGCTGAAAAGAAACATGGTTATTGCAAAAGGAACACCACAGGAGCGCAAGTTTCTTCTGCTCCAGAATTCATGTCTTGATTGTCTTATTGAGAAATCAGCTATGATCTTTGCATGGTTGAAG CATCGTGAATTCGCAAAAAGGAAGAAGCGTATAGCAAGTGAGCTTTGTGATAAGGAAAAGCTAAGTGATGCATTTTTAGTTGTTGGAGAATCATACCAGAAGCTCAGGGACTTCAGCAAAGCCATTAAATGGTACACAAAGAGTTGGGAAGGATACAAGTCAATCAAAAATCTGGAG GGTCAAGCATTGGCAAAAATTAATATAGGTCATGTTTTGGATTGCAATGGTGACTGGACTGGAGCACTTGAGGCATTTAAAGAGGGCTACAg GATTGCTGTTGAAGCTAAACTTCCTTCCATTCAGCTTTCTGCACTAGAGAATATGCACTATAGCCACATGATAAGATTTGACAATGTTGAAGAGGCCAG GAGGTTGCAGCTTGAAATTGACAAACTGAAGCAGTCAAAAGTGGAGGAGCTTGATGAAAAACATATCGCAACAGATTGCTGCTCTGAAACAGACACAGAAGGAGATGATCATTGTTCAGATGACATGTCTAGTGCATGCTTGGAGGTTTTGCGTAAATCCGGTTCTAATGGATCAGTGCCTTTAGCAGCTAGTGGAGAGTCAAATGATGATTTACCTCTAATATCACTTATCCGACCCAGCAAAAAATCACCCAAAGATAAAACAACTGACACAGCAAATAACAATATTTCTAAGGAGCCAGATGAAACTTCTCCAAAAAGTTTGTCTAAATCAACAAGTAATCAGCAAACAGTTGTTGGACGTAAACGTGTCCGTCTAGTCCTTTCAGATGATGAAGGTGATGTGCCTCATGAAGTAGAATGCTCAGCAAGAAGACTGCATAAACGCCCAGTGGATTTTGCTGCTTCAGATGAAT TTACAAGGAAAATCAGTCCAGCCAGTTCTGATGATAAATTGCAG GATACCTCACCAGTTGCCTCCAGAAGTCCCAGCAGGCCGTGCAATCTTATCAATATTGAAGAAAGCACTTGTTCATATAAATCTGTGGGCAACAGAACTGTTTCAAATGGGAAAAATACCAGATCTCTGAGCAATGCTGAAGTTGTTATTGGTTCTGATTATGCTGATAGCGCTTCAAAATGTGACATCAATGCTTCTGAAAACTTATTGCATAGATATAATTCTCCTCTCAAATTGCAAGCTACTGATAATGAGGTTGAT GGCTGcatggaattcaaaattgatgACAACAAGATAAATGTGGCAGTGAGCTCATTTATGGCTGCTGATAAGATAAGCATTGAACCTTTGAAGGTTGAACTAGCTTGTTTATACTATTTGCAGCTTCCTGTAGAGAAGAGATCAAAGG GTCTGTTGCCTATCATCCAAAACATGGAATGTGGTGGAAGACCTCTAGAATccattgaaaatcttgattcacTTAGGAATCATCTGATGAACGTTTCGGTTGATGTGCTGATCAATG GGTGGATCCAAAAGCGCTTGATGAAGCTGTATATCGACAGCTGCAAAGAACTATGTGAGACACCGAATATGAAGTTGCTTAAAAAATTGTATGTTTCAGAG GTAGAGGATGAAGTCAATGTGTCTGAATGTGAACTGCAAGATATATCAGTAATTCCATTGTTGAATGCCTTGCATACACACAAAGGGGTTGCACTGCTAGATCTTTCTCATAACTTGTTAG GAAATGGAACAATGGAGAAACTGCAACGGTTTTTTTCATCATCAGGGCAAAAATATGGTGATTTGACTTTGGACTTGCATTGCAATAGATTTGGTCCAACTGCTCTATTCCAG ATTTGTGAGTGTCCTGTGCTCTTCACACGACTTGAAGTGCTTAATATCTCTGGTAATCGTCTCACTGATGCATGTGGATCATATCTTTCAACCATCCTTGAAAAGTGCAGAG CCCTGTATAGCTTGAACATAGAGCGGTGTTCCATTACTTCTAGAACAATTCAAAAGGTTGCTGATGCACTGGATACTGAATCTGTACTATCACAACTTTTTATTG GTCATAACAACCCTATTTCTGGGAATGCTATCAGTAGTTTATTGGGCAAACTTGCTATTTTGAAGAG atTTTCAGAATTTAGTCTAAACGGCTTAAAACTAAGCAAGACCGTCGTTGATGGCATTTGCCACCTAGCTAAAACCTCATGTTTGTCACGACTGATGCTAGAGGGCACCGCTATAGGAACT GATGGAGCACTAAGATTGACTCGCTCATTGTTCAGCTCGACTCAGGAGCCTTTGAAACTTGATCTGTCTTTTTGTGGAGTAGCATCTACATACATTTATGAACTTAACACTAATGCTATTTTCATTTCTGGCATTCTTGAGCTGCATCTAGGAGGAAACCCCATTATGCAAGAG GGTGGCAATGCATTATCATCACTGCTTTTGAATCCTCAGTGTTGTCTAAAAGTTCTGAACCTGAAGAAGTGTCAACTGGGGATGGCTGGGATTCTTCAAATAGTTCATGCATTAGCAG AGAATGAATCTCTGGAAGAGCTCAATCTTGCTAATAATGCTGATACGGATAAGCGGTTGGGTATACTATATTGTAAACCGGCAAACAGTTCAGAATCCTCACAGCCAAACCACATTGTATCTGAACCATCTCTTAATCCATGTTCATCAAAGGAATTTGATGAACTTGACCCCAACTACAATAAGCTTGAAGTTGCTGATAGTGAAGATGATGAGGTTAGGGTAGAAACAGCTGCATCTGGATTCAATGACAGCTCTGCAAGCTCATGTCAAAGAAGAAACTCAACTTTGGAGTGCCAGTTCATTCAAGAGCTTTCCATTGCCATTGGATTAGCAAAACAGTTGCAGGTGTTAGATCTTAGCAATAATGGGTTATCAGTTCAAGCTTCAGAAGCTTTATATAATGCTTGGTCGTCAGGTTCAAGGGCTGGTTTATCTTGGCGGCACATCAAGGATCAGATAGTCCATTTGTCTGTGGAAGGAAATAAGTGTTGCAGACTCAAATCCTGCTGCAAAAAGGATTGA